The Acidobacteriota bacterium genome contains a region encoding:
- a CDS encoding mechanosensitive ion channel has protein sequence MENADGLIENLMTMISTWGLRVVGAIALLIIGRMVAGWIRRGIRRIMERREVDPTLIPFVSSLVYYLVIAFVVIAVLGIFGIPTASFVAVLGAAGLAVGLALQGTLSNFAAGVMLLVFRPFKIGDLVEVGGELGVIEAIGIFTTIMNSLDNKKIIQPNAQIFSGTIVNYDGNETRRVDMVMGIDYGDDVGIAIETIQKIVTAHPLVLAEPEARVAVSNLGDSSVDLVVRPWCIPDDYWTVYFDLTRQMKEGLEAAGCSIPFPQQDVHLYQEKGATA, from the coding sequence AGAACGCTGACGGGCTGATCGAAAACCTGATGACGATGATTTCCACCTGGGGGCTCCGCGTGGTCGGCGCCATTGCGCTGCTGATCATTGGTCGGATGGTGGCTGGTTGGATACGCCGTGGAATACGCCGGATCATGGAACGGCGGGAGGTCGACCCGACGCTGATTCCCTTCGTGTCGAGCCTGGTCTACTACCTGGTGATTGCCTTCGTGGTGATCGCGGTGCTCGGCATCTTCGGCATACCGACCGCATCGTTCGTCGCCGTGCTCGGTGCCGCCGGGCTCGCAGTTGGTCTCGCGCTCCAGGGCACGTTGTCGAATTTCGCGGCCGGGGTGATGCTGCTGGTTTTCCGTCCCTTCAAGATCGGGGACCTGGTAGAGGTCGGGGGAGAGCTCGGGGTGATCGAGGCCATCGGCATCTTCACCACCATCATGAACAGCCTCGACAACAAGAAGATCATCCAACCCAACGCACAGATCTTCTCCGGCACCATCGTCAACTACGATGGAAACGAAACCCGCCGGGTCGACATGGTCATGGGGATCGACTACGGTGACGACGTCGGTATCGCCATCGAAACCATCCAGAAGATCGTCACCGCTCATCCTCTGGTCCTGGCCGAGCCCGAGGCCCGGGTCGCGGTCTCAAATCTCGGCGATTCGTCGGTGGACTTGGTGGTCAGGCCGTGGTGCATACCCGACGACTACTGGACGGTCTACTTCGATCTCACGCGTCAGATGAAGGAGGGTCTCGAGGCCGCCGGCTGTTCGATTCCGTTCCCGCAGCAGGACGTCC